One Nitrospira sp. DNA window includes the following coding sequences:
- a CDS encoding WD-repeat protein has translation MSNHITAPPTPHNAGQLNGPGESASPATSPAIDYLEYWKAGLRELKTFRGHSHGIWAVAYAPDGQTLVSGGVDRYVRVWDIETGRLLRSLRGHTADIRALVFTPDGRTLASGSEDRTIRLWNPKTGEPTKLLFTRYDHNVCSLSLSPDGLMLARGSHNKDIKIWEVTTGTDLMTLLGKDQYDHHWSVCVAFSPDGIHLASGSDIGKIRIWEVLPSGEEKILHNGHWQESEEDSTETRGFFIEDDGGFQKPMEYWIGAMIFTPDGKILITGSRDNTIRFFEMPTMNELRVLRGHNGWVRALAVSPDGKVLISSGDDNTIRFWDIATGRNFRTDKSHTGPVRGIAFSPDGLRLASASWDRTVKLWEGGPEPSE, from the coding sequence ATGAGCAATCACATCACTGCGCCCCCGACGCCGCACAATGCCGGACAATTGAACGGCCCGGGAGAATCCGCTTCCCCGGCAACATCACCAGCCATCGATTACCTGGAGTACTGGAAGGCAGGTCTGCGGGAACTCAAGACCTTTCGAGGACATTCACACGGCATCTGGGCCGTGGCCTACGCTCCGGACGGACAAACCCTCGTCAGCGGAGGCGTGGATCGATATGTCCGGGTCTGGGACATCGAAACCGGACGGCTGCTCCGTTCCTTGCGTGGCCACACCGCCGACATTCGCGCCTTGGTCTTCACCCCGGATGGCCGCACGCTCGCCTCAGGCAGCGAAGACCGTACGATCCGCCTCTGGAACCCCAAAACGGGGGAACCGACCAAGCTCCTCTTTACACGCTACGACCACAATGTGTGCAGCCTGTCCCTCTCACCGGACGGCCTCATGTTGGCTCGCGGCAGCCACAACAAAGACATCAAGATCTGGGAAGTCACGACCGGAACCGACCTCATGACCCTGCTGGGCAAAGACCAATACGACCACCACTGGTCGGTCTGTGTGGCCTTTTCGCCCGACGGCATCCACCTCGCCAGCGGATCCGACATCGGCAAGATCAGAATCTGGGAGGTGCTGCCGAGCGGAGAGGAAAAGATCCTCCACAACGGGCATTGGCAGGAGTCCGAGGAAGACTCGACGGAAACCCGCGGCTTTTTCATCGAGGACGACGGGGGATTCCAGAAACCGATGGAATATTGGATCGGCGCGATGATCTTCACACCGGACGGGAAAATTCTCATCACCGGCAGCCGGGACAACACGATCCGGTTCTTCGAGATGCCGACCATGAACGAACTGCGCGTCTTGCGCGGGCACAACGGCTGGGTGCGGGCCCTGGCCGTCTCGCCGGATGGAAAAGTCCTCATCAGTTCCGGCGACGACAACACGATCCGCTTCTGGGACATCGCCACGGGCCGCAATTTCCGAACCGACAAGAGCCATACCGGACCGGTGCGCGGCATCGCCTTCTCACCGGACGGATTGCGCCTCGCCAGCGCCTCCTGGGACCGCACCGTGAAACTCTGGGAAGGCGGCCCTGAGCCGTCGGAATAA
- a CDS encoding Response regulator, with protein sequence MKGLDILIVDDEPLMRLSMVDALEGIGCEVTAAATGTEGVAILGARRFDIVITDLRLPGADGLTILKACKERSPATEVILITAHGSVDTAVGAIKLGAYDYITKPFQMDELLLIVERVGKVLRLRRENLELKEVLEDRFSFGGILGCNHHMRALLEKIKLVAATDSAVSIVGERGTGKELVAHAIHLNSPRRDQPLIKVCCADLPEPLLEAELFGHEKGAFPGALRQRRGRFELAHKGTLFLDEIDMLPSASQEKLLGVLREGRFERVGGREAIEVDVRIVCASQQDLRERVAQGRFHRDLYDHLAAVQIDVPSLRERREDVLVIAEHVLETRSAKLGKALEGFAQPSRELLLRYSFPGNVGELEQMVERAVALGREGESLQPWDLCGFQTCPYLGGTPQAACGFCAEGLAVEAKKPIEVAPATLATAREEFERDYILGVLKQVEGNRTSAATVLGLSRKALWDKCKRYGISSAKGEAEEE encoded by the coding sequence GTGAAGGGGCTCGACATACTCATCGTCGATGACGAACCGTTGATGCGGTTGTCCATGGTGGATGCCTTGGAAGGGATCGGGTGCGAGGTGACGGCCGCGGCGACCGGGACGGAAGGGGTGGCGATCCTCGGGGCGCGCCGGTTCGACATCGTGATTACCGACCTGCGCCTTCCCGGCGCCGACGGGCTCACGATTCTGAAGGCCTGCAAAGAGCGGAGCCCTGCGACGGAAGTGATCTTGATTACCGCCCATGGGTCGGTCGATACGGCCGTCGGCGCGATCAAACTGGGGGCCTACGACTACATCACCAAGCCGTTTCAAATGGACGAGTTGCTGCTGATCGTGGAGCGCGTCGGAAAAGTGCTGAGGTTGCGGCGTGAAAATCTCGAGCTCAAAGAGGTATTGGAAGATCGGTTCAGCTTCGGCGGCATTCTCGGGTGCAACCACCACATGCGGGCGTTGCTGGAGAAGATCAAACTGGTGGCGGCCACTGATTCGGCGGTCTCGATCGTCGGTGAGCGCGGTACCGGCAAGGAGTTGGTCGCCCATGCCATCCATTTGAACAGCCCGCGGCGGGATCAGCCCTTGATCAAGGTCTGTTGTGCGGACCTTCCCGAGCCCCTGTTGGAAGCGGAACTCTTCGGCCACGAAAAGGGGGCGTTCCCGGGAGCGCTTCGTCAGAGGCGGGGCCGGTTCGAACTGGCTCACAAAGGGACATTGTTCCTCGACGAGATCGACATGCTGCCCTCCGCCAGCCAGGAGAAGCTGCTGGGTGTGCTCCGGGAGGGGCGGTTCGAACGTGTCGGTGGACGGGAAGCGATCGAGGTCGATGTCCGGATCGTCTGCGCGTCACAGCAGGATCTGAGGGAGCGGGTGGCTCAGGGTCGGTTTCACCGCGATCTCTACGACCATCTCGCCGCCGTTCAGATCGATGTGCCGTCTTTGCGTGAACGGCGGGAGGATGTGTTGGTCATTGCCGAGCATGTTCTTGAGACGCGATCGGCAAAGCTCGGCAAGGCCCTCGAAGGGTTTGCGCAACCCAGCAGGGAATTGTTGCTGCGCTATTCGTTTCCCGGCAATGTCGGTGAACTGGAGCAGATGGTCGAGCGCGCCGTCGCCTTGGGACGAGAGGGGGAATCGCTGCAGCCGTGGGATCTCTGCGGGTTTCAAACATGCCCCTATCTCGGCGGGACGCCTCAAGCGGCTTGCGGATTTTGTGCGGAAGGATTGGCGGTGGAGGCTAAGAAGCCGATAGAGGTCGCGCCGGCGACCCTTGCCACGGCCAGGGAGGAATTCGAGCGGGACTATATTCTCGGCGTGTTGAAACAGGTGGAGGGCAATCGCACCAGTGCCGCTACGGTGCTGGGGCTCTCTCGAAAGGCTCTGTGGGATAAGTGTAAACGGTACGGCATCTCCTCCGCCAAGGGCGAGGCGGAGGAAGAATGA